TTTCTTTACTTCACGCAAACGCATCGGATTTTCCAACTGGCCGGTCGCATGCTGAAAACGGAGGTTGAATAATTCTTCCTTCAGACCGGCGATTTTTTCGTTCATTTCCTCGGCGGACAAATTCCGAATTTCTTGTACCTTCATTAGTTGTCACCTGCCACTTCTTCTTCGCCCTTGACGACAAACTTCGTTT
This genomic window from Negativicoccus succinicivorans contains:
- the rpmC gene encoding 50S ribosomal protein L29, which codes for MKVQEIRNLSAEEMNEKIAGLKEELFNLRFQHATGQLENPMRLREVKKTIARIKTVQREAELKAQA